Proteins encoded within one genomic window of Theobroma cacao cultivar B97-61/B2 chromosome 7, Criollo_cocoa_genome_V2, whole genome shotgun sequence:
- the LOC108662973 gene encoding probable disease resistance protein At4g14610, translated as MDLIGPIIEVIKFIGQPARKYLKNHRKFSEYVDDFKQAQADLHDRKGDIHQQLQDEHCFGKKPKQEVESWLKKAGEKLGHAQHVEDKVRKGNYLFRSCLGKLVDETTQTIKEVYGQGHFSNGLVVDDPSIIRVKLPTPELTGTTTITEKIYQYLMGDGVRMIGVCGMGGIGKTTIMKDVHNRLLKEAKFNKLIWATVSQDFDVRRLQKDIASQLKENLPDHENTIVRAAKLSEMLRKQGSYVLILDDVWSSFSLEDVGILEPTTDNGCKLVLTTRSEEVVRSMGCKKVQVSCLSMDEAMQLFLSKVGQDMLLNPTLESIMKLVVGECDGLPLAIVTIAGCMRGITDPLVWQNALNELRGYIRNIQDMEDKVFGCLKFSYDRLEQKDQDCFLCCALYPEDYEIKKEEIVEYWMEQGLLDEMGTRQAMQGGGNSILQKLEENCMLERVREGTHVKMHDVVRDMALHITRERFLVKAGMQLEELPDKEEWSEDLEKVSLMRNSISKIPQNMQSPECQKLTTLLLSNNSFEEIPESFFEHMLNLKILDLSLNSIWSLPNSISNLENLTALLLRECSKLENVPSLSKNRDLKKLNLERTSINKIPQGLEMLINLRYLNLGFTFELEEIPNGILSKLYHLQHLIIHPASSRAEEIKTLKKLEVFEGCFTNVQNLSMYAGQRKRPNKYHIWVSHKLIDHWFYNSYRSITFDRGYSRMVAIWGFNMNIEDPIILPSNIRQLHLYHCEGRASTLNDLFRTDLKECTIESCHELESIFTSWCASLQTLEVLHMRMLTNLKVIVGESVPLTPGTFSSLKAIYLASSKNLKNLLPAKWFLQNLQNLEKIEVRMCDRVEEIIASEKEGMSTNNNVMFTLPKLRILKLVHLPELKSICKTNEVMVCDSLQRIEIWHCPKLKRFPLYLPLLELDNSQPSPPASLKEICINPKECWESMEWDHPNAKNVLLPLLKFWDKRNNQWKQAV; from the coding sequence ATGGACTTGATTGGACCAATCATTGAGGTTATTAAGTTCATTGGTCAACCAGCTAGAAAGTATCTAAAAAACCACAGAAAATTTAGTGAATACGTGGATGATTTCAAACAAGCTCAAGCAGATTTGCATGATCGCAAGGGGGATATTCACCAACAATTGCAAGACGAGCATTGTTTTGGTAAAAAGCCAAAGCAGGAAGTTGAAAGTTGGCTCAAGAAAGCGGGGGAGAAGCTTGGTCATGCTCAACATGTTGAAGATAAAGTCAGAAAAGGGAACTATCTCTTTCGTTCTTGCTTAGGGAAGCTTGTTGATGAAACCACTCAAACAATAAAGGAAGTATATGGTCAAGGTCATTTCTCTAATGGCTTGGTGGTTGATGATCCTTCAATCATAAGGGTTAAACTACCAACACCGGAGTTAACGGGCACGACTACTATAACAGAAAAAATTTACCAATACTTGATGGGGGATGGAGTTAGAATGATTGGAGTGTGTGGGATGGGAGGAATCGGTAAAACAACCATTATGAAGGATGTCCACAACAGGTTGTTGAAAGAAGCTAAGTTTAATAAACTGATTTGGGCAACGGTATCCCAAGACTTTGATGTTCGAAGGCTACAAAAGGACATTGCAAGCCAATTGAAAGAAAACTTACCGGATCATGAGAATACAATTGTAAGGGCTGCAAAGCTATCAGAAATGTTGAGGAAACAGGGGAGCTATGTGCTAATTTTGGATGATGTATGGAGCAGCTTCTCTCTTGAGGATGTTGGAATCCTTGAGCCAACAACAGATAATGGATGCAAGTTAGTGTTGACAACACGTTCAGAAGAGGTTGTTCGATCAATGGGTTGTAAGAAAGTCCAAGTGTCCTGTCTTTCTATGGACGAGGCAATGCAATTGTTCTTAAGCAAAGTCGGACAAGACATGTTGCTTAATCCAACTTTAGAATCAATTATGAAACTTGTTGTGGGGGAATGTGATGGACTTCCTCTTGCAATTGTCACAATAGCTGGTTGTATGAGGGGAATAACTGATCCTCTTGTGTGGCAAAATGCTTTGAATGAATTAAGAGGTTACATTAGAAACATCCAGGATATGGAAGATAAGGTGTTTGGATGTTTAAAGTTCAGCTATGATCGTCTGGAACAAAAAGACCAAGATTGTTTTCTATGTTGTGCATTATATCCTGAagattatgaaataaaaaaagaggagATAGTTGAATATTGGATGGAACAAGGACTTCTTGATGAAATGGGAACTAGACAAGCAATGCAGGGTGGCGGTAATTCTATTTTACAGAAGCTCGAAGAAAATTGTATGTTAGAAAGGGTTAGGGAGGGTACACACGTAAAGATGCATGATGTTGTTAGAGATATGGCATTGCATATCACAAGAGAAAGATTTTTGGTCAAAGCTGGTATGCAATTGGAAGAGCTTCCTGATAAAGAAGAATGGAGTGAAGACCTTGAAAAGGTTTCCTTGATGAGGAATTCCATATCAAAAATTCCTCAAAATATGCAATCTCCCGAATGTCAAAAGCTTACAACTTTGTTACTCTCAAACAATTCTTTTGAAGAAATTCCAGAATCTTTCTTTGAACACATGCTTAATCTTAAGATCCTTGATCTTTCTTTGAATTCGATTTGGAGTTTACCCAATTCTATCTCCAATTTAGAGAATCTCACAGCATTATTGCTTCGTGAATGCTCCAAATTAGAAAATGTCCCATCCTTGTCAAAGAATCGAGATTTGAAGAAATTGAATCTTGAAAGAACAAGTATCAACAAAATCCCTCAAGGTTTGGAAATGTTGATAAATCTTAGATATCTCAATCTTGGATTTACCTTTGAGTTAGAAGAGATCCCCAATGGAATATTGTCGAAGTTGTATCATCTTCAACACTTGATCATTCATCCAGCATCATCAAGAGCGGAAGAGATTAAGACATTGAAAAAGCTGGAAGTTTTTGAAGGTTGCTTCACCAATGTGCAAAACTTGAGCATGTATGCTGGTCAAAGAAAAAGGCCTAATAAGTACCATATTTGGGTGAGTCACAAATTGATTGATCACTGGTTCTATAACTCATATAGGTCTATTACATTTGACAGAGGTTATAGTAGAATGGTTGCAATATGGGGTTTTAACATGAATATTGAAGATCCGATTATACTTCCATCTAATATTCGGCAACTACATCTGTATCATTGCGAAGGCAGGGCATCAACTTTAAATGATCTTTTCAGAACCGATTTGAAGGAATGTACAATTGAAAGTTGCCATGAATTGGAGTCCATTTTTACCTCATGGTGTGCATCACTCCAAACGCTTGAGGTTCTTCATATGAGGATGTTGACGAATTTGAAAGTCATAGTTGGAGAATCAGTACCACTAACGCCTGGAACTTTTTCCTCTCTTAAGGCAATTTATTTAGCTTCAAGTAAAAACTTAAAGAATTTGTTGCCAGCAAAGTGGTTTCTACAAAATCTCCAAAACTTGGAAAAGATTGAGGTTAGGATGTGCGACAGAGTGGAGGAAATAATAGCATCAGAGAAAGAAGGAATGAGTACCAATAATAATGTTATGTTTACTCTTCCCAAATTAAGGATATTGAAATTGGTTCATCTGCCAGAATTGAAGAGCATTTGTAAAACAAATGAAGTAATGGTTTGTGATTCTCTCCAACGAATTGAGATATGGCATTGTCCAAAGCTAAAGAGGTTCCCTCTGTATCTTCCCCTGCTTGAGCTTGACAATAGTCAACCATCTCCTCCTGCTTCTCTCAAAGAAATCTGTATAAATCCAAAGGAATGCTGGGAATCAATGGAGTGGGATCATCCTAATGCTAAGAATGTTCTTCTACCTTTGCTCAAATTTTGGGATAAGCGCAACAATCAATGGAAGCAAGCTGTTTAA